Proteins encoded in a region of the Paenibacillus pedocola genome:
- a CDS encoding nucleoside hydrolase, whose amino-acid sequence MKGRKKVILDVDTGVDDALAIMLAVTSGQLDIVGITTVSGNVSLEQATLNTCKILELLGVSGQIPVYRGADKPLVRDTMFEHRVHGSDGIGGALGDMRITKQAEAERAEDFMIRQLQEQPGEITLIMTAPLTNLARALHKCPELTQYAAEVIVMGGVVQGFGNITPTAEYNMYVDPEAAKLVLAAGFPRLTLVGLDVTRRALLSADDIQKLQIPAIREYVEGSTADYRTRYFERNGVQACALHDPLAVGVALNRGFVTAHDYYVDVETRSELCDGQTVCDFQNRLGKPANAAVCLEVDAPAFLECFINSLNKLEPRA is encoded by the coding sequence GGAGTGGATGATGCGCTGGCCATTATGCTGGCAGTGACGAGCGGGCAGCTCGACATTGTCGGAATCACCACGGTTAGCGGCAATGTCTCGCTGGAGCAGGCAACCCTCAACACCTGCAAAATTCTCGAACTGCTCGGCGTATCCGGGCAGATTCCGGTCTACCGCGGAGCTGACAAGCCGCTGGTCCGCGATACTATGTTCGAGCATCGCGTACACGGTTCGGATGGTATCGGCGGTGCACTGGGCGATATGCGGATAACGAAGCAGGCAGAAGCAGAGCGGGCAGAAGACTTCATGATCCGCCAGCTACAGGAGCAGCCAGGCGAGATCACGCTGATTATGACTGCGCCGCTAACCAATCTGGCGCGTGCATTGCACAAATGCCCGGAGCTTACGCAGTATGCCGCCGAGGTCATTGTAATGGGCGGCGTCGTACAGGGCTTCGGCAATATTACGCCGACAGCGGAATACAACATGTATGTTGATCCGGAAGCGGCCAAGCTGGTGCTGGCGGCCGGGTTCCCCCGGCTGACGCTGGTCGGGCTGGATGTTACCCGCCGGGCGCTGCTAAGCGCAGATGATATACAGAAGCTGCAGATTCCGGCAATCCGTGAGTATGTGGAGGGAAGCACTGCGGACTACCGCACGCGGTACTTTGAACGAAACGGTGTGCAGGCTTGTGCCCTGCATGACCCGCTGGCAGTTGGCGTGGCGCTGAACCGCGGGTTCGTCACCGCGCACGATTACTATGTAGACGTGGAGACCCGCAGCGAGCTGTGCGACGGCCAGACGGTCTGTGATTTCCAGAACCGGCTGGGTAAGCCTGCGAATGCCGCTGTCTGCCTGGAGGTGGACGCGCCCGCTTTTCTGGAATGCTTCATTAATAGCTTGAACAAGCTTGAACCAAGAGCCTAA
- a CDS encoding adenine deaminase, producing the protein MITDQLILNAKVYNSYYKRFETANVAVKEGRFLYVGPLGAETFIAAETIDAEGQYLVPGLIDIHLHIESTMITPETFSYGVLQHGVTTIVPEPHEMANVFGVEGVHEMIRASRDCKVDMFYAIPSSVPATPLETTGGSIEIADIDELMETEQMICLGEVMNFVDVIRDPDSKSNQILQHVRSKYPGLVIEGHTPKLLDLDLHQLIFAGIDSDHTHQSIEGLTARIAAGMFIEIQEKSMTPDVVDYLINHPVSEHFCFVTDDVMTDSLVATGHLDHLVRKAIAMGMAPEDAVYAATFTPARRMKLDDRGVIAPNKTADYLLLSDLSSFTIEAVYKRGAQVYDRKQPLPQAEQEPRFPAHFYQSVQLTPLAAADFAVPAELADGRYGARVMMVNNVSTFTEEKHAEAGVKDGLLQWRESGFGLIATFERYGKNGNRAYGLIGGDTIKRGAVATTYSHDNHNLLVVGHNAEDMVLAANTVIAAQGGFCVVCDGEVLALLELPVGGILTEAPLAETAERVLALRTAMESLGYDHYNPIMSISTHSLPVSPALKITDLGLIDVGAGKVVPLLFPLGEE; encoded by the coding sequence ATGATTACAGATCAACTTATACTGAACGCTAAAGTGTACAACAGTTACTATAAACGATTCGAGACAGCGAATGTTGCCGTCAAGGAAGGGCGTTTTCTCTATGTAGGACCGCTTGGTGCGGAGACATTCATTGCTGCAGAAACGATTGACGCAGAGGGGCAGTATCTGGTGCCCGGGCTAATCGATATCCACCTGCATATTGAGAGCACAATGATTACTCCGGAGACTTTCTCTTACGGCGTCCTGCAGCACGGGGTAACGACCATTGTTCCCGAGCCGCATGAAATGGCTAATGTATTTGGTGTAGAGGGGGTCCATGAGATGATCCGGGCCAGCCGGGACTGTAAGGTGGACATGTTCTACGCGATTCCGAGCTCGGTGCCGGCGACGCCGCTGGAGACAACGGGCGGCTCGATTGAAATTGCCGATATCGATGAGCTGATGGAGACAGAGCAGATGATCTGCCTGGGTGAAGTGATGAATTTCGTCGATGTGATCCGAGATCCGGACTCTAAAAGCAACCAGATCCTCCAGCATGTCCGCAGCAAGTATCCCGGTCTTGTCATTGAAGGCCATACGCCCAAGCTGCTGGACCTGGATCTGCATCAGCTGATCTTTGCCGGGATTGATTCCGATCATACCCATCAGAGCATCGAAGGCCTGACCGCGCGGATCGCAGCCGGGATGTTCATCGAGATCCAGGAGAAATCGATGACCCCGGATGTAGTGGACTATCTGATTAATCATCCGGTCAGCGAGCATTTCTGCTTCGTGACCGATGATGTGATGACCGATTCGCTGGTAGCGACCGGCCATCTGGACCATCTGGTCCGCAAGGCTATCGCTATGGGTATGGCGCCGGAGGACGCGGTCTATGCGGCTACGTTCACGCCAGCCCGGCGGATGAAGCTGGACGACCGCGGCGTGATAGCGCCGAACAAAACCGCCGATTATCTGCTGCTCTCGGACCTCAGCAGCTTCACGATTGAGGCGGTCTACAAGCGGGGCGCCCAGGTCTATGACCGCAAGCAGCCGCTGCCGCAGGCAGAACAGGAGCCGCGGTTTCCGGCTCATTTCTACCAGAGCGTGCAGCTCACGCCGCTAGCGGCCGCTGACTTCGCGGTGCCTGCGGAGCTTGCAGACGGCCGCTATGGTGCCCGCGTGATGATGGTCAACAACGTGTCCACGTTTACCGAAGAGAAGCATGCGGAGGCCGGGGTGAAAGACGGCCTGCTGCAGTGGCGGGAGAGCGGCTTCGGCCTGATCGCCACCTTCGAGCGGTACGGCAAGAACGGCAACCGTGCCTACGGCCTGATCGGCGGCGACACGATTAAGCGCGGCGCAGTTGCAACCACGTATTCGCACGACAATCATAATCTGCTTGTGGTCGGCCATAACGCCGAGGATATGGTGCTTGCTGCCAATACTGTGATTGCCGCGCAAGGCGGCTTCTGCGTCGTCTGCGATGGCGAGGTGCTTGCACTGCTTGAGCTGCCGGTCGGCGGCATTCTGACCGAAGCGCCGCTGGCTGAGACAGCGGAGCGCGTGCTTGCGCTGCGGACAGCGATGGAATCGCTGGGCTATGATCATTACAACCCGATCATGTCGATCAGCACGCATTCCCTGCCGGTCAGCCCGGCGCTGAAGATTACGGACCTTGGACTGATTGATGTCGGCGCAGGCAAGGTCGTGCCGCTGCTGTTCCCGCTTGGGGAAGAATAG
- a CDS encoding ABC transporter permease, giving the protein MNKRAIYLLLPGLLFLAAFMLVPITLTIASTFVQDGRLTLEGYLHFFRDGYFNRILLTTLRVSVVTTLVCMLLGYPAAYYISRTSARKKSLLLALSIFPLLTSPVVRSFSWMIILGKKGLINSFLVNTGLVAKPLDILYTPAAMMIGLVHLFLPLIIITLLGVMENLDHELVRAARSLGASPFAAFRKITFPLTVPGLIIGGILVFVGSLTAYTTPALLGGKERVVSTFLYQNAMTLNDWQAASVIAVIMIVITFVVVGLMNAWANRLNPKG; this is encoded by the coding sequence ATGAACAAACGAGCCATATATCTGCTGCTGCCGGGCCTCTTGTTCCTGGCGGCCTTCATGCTGGTCCCGATTACGCTGACCATCGCCTCTACTTTCGTGCAGGACGGGAGGCTGACGCTGGAAGGGTATCTGCATTTTTTCCGCGACGGGTACTTTAACCGCATCCTGCTGACTACGCTTCGGGTAAGTGTTGTGACCACGCTGGTCTGTATGCTGCTCGGGTATCCGGCGGCTTATTATATCTCGCGGACCAGCGCCCGCAAAAAGAGCCTTCTGCTGGCGCTGTCGATCTTTCCGCTGTTGACCAGTCCCGTTGTGCGCTCCTTCAGCTGGATGATTATTCTCGGCAAAAAAGGGCTGATTAATTCCTTTCTGGTCAATACCGGACTGGTCGCGAAGCCCCTGGACATTCTCTATACACCTGCGGCCATGATGATCGGTCTGGTGCATCTGTTCCTGCCGCTGATTATTATCACTCTGCTTGGAGTGATGGAGAATCTGGATCATGAGCTGGTGCGGGCGGCACGCAGTCTGGGTGCTTCCCCGTTTGCCGCGTTCCGCAAAATCACCTTCCCGCTGACGGTGCCGGGGCTGATCATCGGCGGAATTCTGGTCTTCGTCGGCAGCCTCACGGCGTATACCACGCCAGCACTGCTTGGCGGTAAGGAACGGGTAGTATCAACCTTTCTGTATCAGAACGCGATGACGCTGAATGACTGGCAGGCCGCTTCGGTTATCGCTGTCATTATGATTGTTATTACATTTGTGGTGGTGGGGCTGATGAATGCCTGGGCCAACCGCTTAAATCCGAAGGGGTGA
- a CDS encoding ABC transporter permease: MKEGNRMLSLYTLLVFIFLLGPLIIISITSFEPGTVLKFPPEGFSLKWYQNIFEVSAFMETFKTSIIISLLGNLLALLVGVPAAYALSRYRFRGRDTLNAIFLSPVLIPGIVLGFTLLRYLIVVYGLPIVAGLLIGHTVIMLPFIIRVIASSLENFDFAVEEAAQSLGASRLYTFFKVVLPNIRSGILAAILIAFLESFNNVDISVFMTGPGISTLPIQMLTYVQNYFDPTIAAISVILMVLTAALMFIIERLMGFAYFTKR, translated from the coding sequence ATGAAGGAAGGGAACCGCATGCTGTCACTGTACACGCTGCTGGTCTTTATATTTTTGCTGGGTCCGCTCATCATCATTTCCATTACTTCCTTTGAGCCGGGCACCGTCCTGAAATTCCCCCCTGAGGGCTTTTCACTGAAATGGTATCAGAACATCTTCGAGGTCAGCGCATTTATGGAGACCTTCAAGACCTCGATTATCATCTCGCTGCTCGGCAATCTGCTGGCGCTCCTGGTGGGTGTGCCTGCGGCCTACGCGCTGAGCCGTTACCGGTTCCGCGGGCGGGATACGCTGAATGCGATTTTCCTGTCCCCGGTGCTGATTCCCGGCATTGTGCTGGGCTTCACGCTGCTGCGCTATCTGATTGTGGTGTACGGGCTGCCGATTGTCGCCGGACTGCTGATCGGGCATACGGTGATTATGCTGCCTTTTATTATCCGGGTGATCGCTTCGAGTCTGGAGAATTTCGATTTCGCCGTGGAAGAAGCGGCGCAGAGCCTGGGGGCTTCCAGATTGTATACGTTCTTCAAAGTGGTGCTGCCTAATATCCGTTCCGGGATTCTGGCGGCCATTCTGATCGCTTTTCTGGAATCGTTCAACAACGTGGATATATCCGTATTCATGACCGGTCCGGGGATTAGTACCCTGCCGATTCAAATGCTGACCTATGTGCAAAATTACTTCGATCCCACGATTGCCGCGATTTCGGTCATTCTCATGGTGCTGACGGCAGCGCTGATGTTCATCATTGAGCGGCTGATGGGATTCGCTTATTTCACCAAACGATAG
- a CDS encoding ABC transporter ATP-binding protein, translating to MSLLSLEQVSVAYDNRLILEDFNLSLEKGQLLSLLGPSGCGKTTTLRLIAGFLNAQAGNFMFGGKDYTKVPVEKRNFGFVFQSYALFPHLSVYDNVAFGLRLRKVKEAEVKKRVTRMLETVSLGGFEKRLPAALSGGQRQRVAIARSLVIEPDLLLFDEPLSNLDANLRVNMRVEIRRIQQELGITTVYVSHDQEECFSISDQVAVMNNGKIEQLDKPSAIFKYPASEFVARFIGFGNFIAFDGRNDEGSDIELSRGALKFLAAKRPEGLGNTGLLGAIRPDDLQLFAAMPEPGTTRNTLPGTVQISTYLGRSYQYQVETELGVFTVNQEMEQPFIQGQQVTVYFPKEKLVLVQ from the coding sequence ATGTCACTTTTAAGTCTTGAGCAAGTATCGGTTGCGTATGACAACCGTCTAATACTGGAGGATTTCAATCTGTCGCTGGAAAAGGGGCAGCTCCTCTCGCTGCTCGGCCCCAGCGGCTGCGGCAAAACAACCACGCTGCGGCTGATCGCCGGATTCCTGAATGCGCAAGCGGGCAATTTCATGTTTGGCGGGAAGGACTACACCAAGGTTCCGGTGGAAAAGCGGAATTTCGGTTTCGTGTTCCAGAGCTATGCGCTGTTTCCGCATCTGTCGGTCTATGACAATGTGGCGTTCGGCCTCCGGCTGCGCAAGGTGAAGGAGGCGGAGGTGAAGAAGCGTGTGACCCGGATGCTGGAGACAGTCAGTCTGGGCGGCTTCGAGAAAAGACTTCCGGCTGCCCTCTCCGGCGGACAGCGTCAGCGGGTAGCAATCGCCCGCTCACTCGTCATTGAGCCGGATCTGCTATTGTTCGACGAGCCGCTGAGCAATCTCGATGCCAATCTGCGGGTGAACATGCGGGTAGAAATCCGCCGCATCCAGCAGGAGCTGGGCATCACGACCGTCTATGTCTCCCATGACCAGGAGGAATGCTTCTCGATCTCCGATCAGGTGGCCGTCATGAACAACGGCAAGATTGAGCAGCTCGACAAGCCATCGGCGATCTTCAAATATCCGGCCAGTGAATTTGTGGCCCGGTTTATCGGGTTTGGGAACTTTATTGCTTTTGACGGACGGAATGATGAAGGTTCGGATATTGAGCTCAGCCGCGGTGCGCTGAAGTTCCTGGCGGCGAAACGGCCGGAGGGGCTGGGCAACACCGGATTACTCGGGGCTATCCGCCCTGACGATCTGCAGTTGTTTGCTGCTATGCCTGAGCCTGGTACAACCCGTAACACACTGCCCGGAACAGTGCAGATCAGCACGTATCTCGGCCGCAGCTATCAGTACCAGGTGGAGACGGAACTCGGTGTATTCACCGTTAATCAGGAAATGGAGCAGCCTTTCATTCAAGGACAGCAGGTCACGGTTTATTTTCCAAAAGAGAAGCTGGTGCTGGTGCAGTAG
- a CDS encoding CYTH domain-containing protein: MGMEIERKFLLPEYPEQLIEGGQLKVLTRHSIDQTYLAIEDGQELRVRKITDLDSGEVTFTHTFKDGKGISRKEVEYDISEGLYNQMIEAVKAVPLVKTRTTAVWNGTTVEIDVYTQLELTVIEVEFDSLEEAEGFTAPEWFGEDVSVAKQYSNKTVWKQLQHK; the protein is encoded by the coding sequence ATGGGGATGGAGATTGAACGCAAGTTTCTGCTGCCGGAATATCCGGAGCAGCTGATTGAGGGAGGACAGCTCAAAGTGCTTACCCGGCACAGTATTGACCAGACGTATCTGGCGATTGAGGACGGGCAGGAGCTGCGGGTGCGCAAAATAACCGATCTGGATTCCGGTGAGGTTACCTTCACACACACCTTCAAGGATGGCAAGGGCATCAGCCGGAAGGAGGTCGAATACGACATCTCCGAAGGTTTATATAACCAGATGATTGAGGCCGTGAAGGCCGTGCCTCTGGTCAAAACCCGCACTACTGCCGTATGGAACGGCACCACGGTCGAAATCGATGTCTACACTCAGCTTGAGCTTACGGTGATCGAGGTTGAATTTGATTCGCTGGAGGAAGCGGAGGGCTTCACCGCCCCTGAATGGTTCGGCGAGGATGTCAGCGTAGCGAAGCAGTACAGCAACAAAACCGTCTGGAAGCAGCTTCAGCATAAGTGA
- the thrC gene encoding threonine synthase, translating into MEYISTRGNVEARGFIDTVLMGLADDGGLMVPVQIPVISPDTLEEWRKLSFQELFLEIFSHYTNDEIPYDDLKEMVYTSYGNFRAPEVTPLHKVNDSLYVLELFHGPTFAFKDVALQFMGELYSYIAKVRGEIIHILGATSGDTGAAAIQGVRGKAGIKICILHPHNKVSKVQELQMTTVDDSNVLNLSVEGNFDDCQKVIKELFADLDFKGKYHLRAINSINFVRILAQTVYYFYAYLQIENSGGKKINISVPSGNFGNIFSGFLAKKMGLPINKLIIATNENNILERFVLTGEYKPGGFTSTYSPSMDIQVASNFERYLYYLLDENAVKLSEYMAGLAAEGKITVDGELFTQVQADFAALGVKNEQCLETISKYEQEYSYLLDPHTACGIAAYEAFGGPDEVTVTFATAHPAKFDEAIALTGIKQEFPAPISALFEMPQHMTVVEHDKAAIVRELQAFYG; encoded by the coding sequence ATGGAGTATATAAGCACAAGAGGAAATGTGGAAGCTAGAGGCTTTATTGATACAGTTCTGATGGGGCTGGCGGATGACGGCGGGCTGATGGTTCCGGTGCAGATCCCGGTAATTTCCCCGGACACGCTGGAGGAATGGCGGAAGCTTAGCTTCCAGGAGCTGTTTCTGGAGATTTTCTCCCATTATACTAACGATGAAATTCCTTACGATGATCTCAAAGAAATGGTGTACACCAGCTACGGCAATTTCCGTGCGCCGGAGGTGACACCTCTTCATAAAGTGAATGATTCCTTATACGTGCTTGAGCTGTTCCATGGACCTACGTTCGCGTTCAAGGATGTGGCGCTGCAGTTTATGGGCGAGCTGTATTCCTACATTGCCAAGGTGCGGGGCGAGATTATCCATATTCTCGGGGCGACCTCAGGTGATACCGGTGCGGCGGCGATTCAGGGCGTACGCGGCAAAGCAGGCATCAAGATCTGTATCCTGCATCCGCATAATAAGGTGAGCAAGGTACAGGAGCTGCAAATGACGACTGTGGATGACAGCAATGTGCTGAATCTGTCCGTCGAAGGCAACTTCGATGATTGCCAGAAGGTGATCAAGGAGCTGTTCGCGGATCTGGACTTCAAAGGCAAATATCACCTGCGGGCGATCAACTCGATCAACTTCGTGCGTATTCTGGCCCAGACGGTTTATTATTTCTATGCTTACCTGCAAATCGAGAACAGCGGTGGAAAGAAGATCAATATCAGCGTGCCTTCGGGCAACTTCGGCAATATTTTCTCCGGCTTCCTGGCCAAAAAGATGGGGCTGCCGATCAACAAGCTGATCATTGCCACGAATGAAAATAATATCCTCGAACGCTTCGTGCTGACCGGTGAATACAAACCAGGCGGCTTTACGAGCACATACAGCCCTTCGATGGATATCCAGGTGGCGAGTAATTTTGAGCGCTATCTGTATTATTTGCTGGACGAGAATGCGGTCAAGCTCTCGGAGTATATGGCGGGGCTTGCGGCAGAGGGCAAAATTACGGTGGATGGCGAGCTGTTCACTCAGGTGCAGGCTGATTTTGCCGCGCTTGGCGTGAAGAACGAGCAGTGCCTCGAAACAATCAGCAAATATGAGCAGGAATACAGCTATCTGCTTGATCCGCATACAGCCTGCGGGATCGCGGCATATGAGGCTTTTGGCGGACCGGATGAAGTGACGGTTACTTTTGCTACGGCGCACCCTGCGAAGTTCGATGAAGCGATTGCCCTGACCGGGATCAAGCAGGAGTTCCCGGCGCCAATTTCCGCATTGTTCGAGATGCCGCAGCATATGACGGTTGTGGAGCATGACAAGGCGGCGATTGTGCGCGAGCTGCAGGCTTTTTACGGATAA